The Rhinatrema bivittatum unplaced genomic scaffold, aRhiBiv1.1, whole genome shotgun sequence genome contains a region encoding:
- the LOC115082196 gene encoding toll-like receptor 13 yields the protein MKWSHIRCYLVAPWALLVTLWAPLLDAYGFSKCLLADKNPDYADCAGHGVANLTTAIWNLPNGTRWLNASQNRVASLEAGVFTHLPDLQELKLSNNWIESLTGGAFRGLGNLSFLDLSFNRLSSLAPSAFVELSSLRVLDVSNNKIVYLLAGPWRTFLWLRKIDLSYNGLSDFGVVAQAFRDLPSLSELDLSSNRISHLCPAEHPVSLQALQSLNLRGNVLSVLDLTHCSLPGLRTLNLTRNNMSEVNVTSFLSTPSLMDIAFDENSLNISQLLGSPLPNLTALHWSSMRPALHKDASVACQLFQTLPRLTLLDIKHSKFSGSGLEAIGNCTNLTTLYLSTSPLQRLTQNEFWSFRSLQTLFLNKCKLKEVYNSTWSRLRSLQTLVLERNKLSYLKNDLFRPLRSLRYLDLSKNYLTFFNQDAFRGQSNLRYLLLRGCKIVTLNRDSFTYIKHLQLLDIQDNSLSFIKTNTFQKLKQLKTLLLSGNRILTIQKHGFKGLSSLRHLALARNCIYKLTNDTFRYLKLLMLLDLSGNQLMTHNKFQAPTPFLHLQSLNELDMSSQTQMNPMSAPSRLFEGLENLSMLRLSDNPSIFFYNLSLDPLINLSELDMSNIYPVRKSALHFMPKMFKGLRQLRRLKLDSSEVKDLLEDTFVHLTSLESLSLRYNELRNISRKLVENLTSLVYFDIYMNPLLCSCENYWFQNWSTSSLQVQIPLLRAYNCFGQGVTDINFTELDMTFCAFDIGMVLFISTFLVTSLTLIASLLAAKLRWTLRYGYYMFRAWWWGKPQRDNKTYQYDAFVSCCSGDESWVVEKLLPHLERQSSHRYRLCFSHRDFVPGHFYIDSVQKAIANSRKTLCVVSRMYLESEWCQMEVELASSRIFYEQNDVLIVVFLEEVPNYRLSAYHRLRKLMRKNTYLSWPEDPTGQPLFWEKLRNVLDVAQSNEDTVQLCITGS from the exons ATGAAGTGGTCCCACATCAGGTGCTACCTTGTCGCCCCCTGGGCTCTCCTAGTGACTCTCTGGGCCCCGCTTCTGGATGCCTATGGCTTCTCCAAGTGCCTGCTCGCTGACAAGAATCCGGATTATGCCGACTGCGCAGGACATGGGGTTGCCAACTTGACGACAGCCATCTGGAACCTCCCAAATGGGACCCGGTGGTTGAACGCGTCCCAGAACAGGGTGGcctctctggaagctggggtctTTACCCACCTGCCAGATCTGCAGGAGCTGAAGCTCAGTAACAACTGGATCGAGAGTCTGACAGGTGGGGCATTCAGAGGCCTGGGAAACCTGAGCTTCCTGGACCTCAGCTTTAACCGCCTTTCGTCTCTGGCCCCATCTGCCTTTGTGGAGCTGAGCAGCCTACGTGTCCTGGATGTCAGCAACAACAAAATTGTCTACTTGCTGGCAGGGCCCTGGAGAACGTTTCTGTGGCTCAGGAAGATTGACCTTTCCTACAACGGCCTCTCAGATTTTGGAGTGGTGGCCCAGGCCTTCCGGGACTTGCCATCGCTCAGTGAGCTGGATCTGAGCTCCAACAGGATCTCCCACCTGTGTCCTGCAGAGCATCCAGTCTCCCTTCAGGCCCTTCAGAGCCTGAATCTGCGTGGTAATGTCCTCTCTGTGCTGGACTTGACCCATTGCTCCCTGCCTGGCCTACGGACTTTGAACCTCACCAGGAATAACATGTCAGAGGTGAATGTTACTTCCTTCCTGAGCACCCCCAGCCTGATGGACATAGCCTTTGATGAAAACTCGCTGAACATCTCCCAGCTACTTGGGAGCCCTCTCCCCAACCTCACCGCACTCCACTGGTCCAGCATGAGGCCTGCCCTGCACAAGGATGCTTCTGTGGCCTGCCAACTTTTTCAGACTTTGCCCAGGCTGACGTTGCTGGACATCAAGCACTCCAAGTTCTCCGGCTCTGGCCTGGAAGCCATTGGCAATTGCACCAACCTGACCACCCTCTACCTCTCCACTAGCCCTCTGCAAAGGTTGACACAGAATGAATTTTGGTCCTTCAGATCCCTCCAGACCCTCTTTCTGAACAAGTGCAAACTGAAGGAGGTATACAACAGTACTTGGAGCAGGCTACGGTCCCTCCAGACCTTGGTCCTGGAAAGAAACAAGCTCTCCTACCTGAAGAATGACCTTTTCCGGCCCTTGAGAAGCCTACGCTATCTTGACCTCTCAAAGAACTATCTGACCTTCTTCAACCAGGATGCATTCCGTGGCCAGAGCAACCTACGTTATCTGCTGCTCAGGGGCTGCAAGATCGTCACTCTGAATAgggacagttttacatacatCAAGCACCTCCAGCTCCTGGACATACAGGACAATAGCTTGTCCTTCATCAAGACCAACACATTTCAAAAGCTAAAGCAACTGAAGACGCTCCTGCTGTCTGGGAACAGGATCTTGACCATCCAGAAGCATGGGTTCAAGGGTCTTTCGTCCCTCCGCCACCTCGCTCTCGCCAGAAATTGCATCTATAAATTAACCAATGACACATTCAGATATTTGAAATTACTTATGTTGCTGGACTTGAGCGGGAACCAGCTGATGACTCATAACAAGTTCCAGGCTCCCACCCCTTTCCTCCACCTCCAGTCCCTGAATGAGTTGGATATGAGCTCTCAGACACAGATGAATCCCATGAGTGCCCCCAGCAGactatttgagggtctggagaaCCTCAGCATGCTTCGCTTGAGTGACAATCCCAGCATATTCTTCTACAATCTCTCCTTGGATCCCCTCATCAACCTCTCAGAGCTGGACATGTCCAACATCTATCCCGTGAGAAAGAGTGCGCTGCATTTCATGCCAAAGATGTTCAAGGGTCTTCGCCAGCTCAGACGTCTCAAGCTGGACAGCAGCGAGGTGAAAGATCTCCTGGAAGACACTTTTGTTCACTTGACCTCCTTGGAGAGCCTGTCCCTGAGATACAATGAACTCAGGAACATCAGCAGGAAACTGGTGGAGAACTTGACCTCCCTGGTTTATTTTGACATCTACATGAACCCTCTACTCTGCTCCTGTGAAAACTATTGGTTCCAGAACTGGTCCACCTCTAGCCTTCAGGTCCAGATCCCCTTGCTACGAGCCTACAACTGTTTTGGCCAAGGGGTGACAGACATCAACTTTACGGAACTGGACATGACCTTCTGTGCCTTTGACATAGGCATGGTCCTCTTCATCAGCACATTCCTTGTCACCTCATTAACCCTGATAGCCTCGCTGCTGGCCGCTAAGCTGAGGTGGACTTTGAGATATGGCTACTACATGTTTAGAGCCTGGTGGTGGGGGAAACCTCAGCGAGACAACAAGACCTATCAGTATGATGCCTTTGTGTCCTGCTGCTCAGGGGACGAGAGCTGGGTGGTGGAGAAGCTCCTGCCCCACCTGGAAAGGCAGAGCTCGCATAGGTACAGGCTCTGCTTCAGCCACAGGGATTTTGTACCTGGGCATTTCTACATCGACAGTGTCCAGAAGGCTATTGCCAACAGCCGCAAGACCCTGTGCGTGGTCAGCAGGATGTACCTGGAGAGCGAATGGTGCCAGATGGAGGTGGAGCTAGCCAGCTCCAGGATCTTCTACGAGCAGAACGATGTCCTCATCGTAGTCTTCCTGGAAGAAGTCCCGAACTATAG GCTCTCGGCCTACCACCGGCTGCGGAAACTCATGCGAAAGAACACCTACCTGAGCTGGCCCGAGGACCCCACCGGGCAGCCTCTCTTCTGGGAGAAGCTGAGGAACGTGCTGGACGTGGCGCAAAGCAACGAAGACACTGTACAGCTCTGCATCACTGGCTCCTGA